The Amphiprion ocellaris isolate individual 3 ecotype Okinawa chromosome 12, ASM2253959v1, whole genome shotgun sequence region TGTACCCTCAAAAATGTGCACGTTAACAGCAGCTGTCCGTGACACGCAGGACCTATCAGGTAAAGCAAAGAtgcatttaatcattttatttttaacaatatgcagcacattcaaatgtttttttttcactctcatAAAGAATTCTGAATTATAATTTCTGTGATGTCCGATATGAAGGCCTGAaatgtcccttttttttttatcttctccTTTATTAtatgcacatatacacaaacCAAATGCAGCGAGTTGTTTAAAGGGTCAGCAGGTTTTCTTGTTCCCAATCATGAGCACAGAGGACCGCTGTAAACACTCTCAAATATTTAACTGTGGGACACCGTAAATGATTCACAGAAACTAATGGTTGCCATGTGACCAGCTGGGTCAATGTAGCGTACACACTGAGGGGTGAAAAACAAGCTGGAGATAAAAACTCTTCCTGCCTCAAAGGAAGACGCCATAAATCACATGTCAGGGTGTCAGACTCTCCTTTGAAATGTGAATTTCTTCAGGTTTCTCGTAGTAATGCTCTAATGGAGTCCATTCCTCATAAAACCCAAActtgtttcttcttttgttttattgctgtgaTTGTGTTGCACAGTTAGGATGGTAAAAGCATCAATAAAATGACACGTTAAAGCAGCTGGCAGGTGTTATCAAATCCCCAAGACACACATTGTCTATACTGATGTGTGAAATAATATCTGAGCCTCTTCCTGGTTTCACTCTTGACCTGAGCAATAAAGTGTCGGTGGCACTGAAGCAGGAAGCTGAAAGGCTTCACTCCTGCTGTTAGCTTTCCAAGAAAGGCGACCGATGAGGTCAAGTCTGCCTGTAGAAACAGCTGTGCAGGGAGGAAACGGGATGCGAGCGTTCACTGCCTACGGCGGTGCTCTCCAGTCTGCTCAAAAATCACTTTCTGCAGAAACCGTCCAGCCACGTTGACTTACCAGTTCTTTGGCTTCGATGAGAGAGTCTTCGACGTCGGAGAAGCTGAAGCTGGCCACCGTGATGAACTGGCTCACCACCGACACAAACTTGTCGCCCAGCTCCTGCGGTCGTTTCTTCTGGTATTCCAGTTCCTACAAGTGGAAATCAAAGagagaaaatcaaacattaagGAAAACTACATTTAATCTGTGTTTAGCGTTTGAACGTGACAATAATACTCACACTCTCTACACTTTTTAAGCCGCTTCGCAGGTTGCCGATATCCTTTTCCAGCTCTGTCATACtgcagtgaaagaaagaaagaaaggtgattacttttaatttaacaaGAGATTGAGATTTTTTCTCCCGTTAGGATAGGCAGTGAAATGTAAAGTGGCTGTTCTACGCCGTGCAATAACaacacatgataaaaataagaaaaaaatagaaacaagaaaagccaaagctgctcagtcactGTATGACTTCAAtcaaatctttaaacaatttgtcgtccgcagcggtggatttgcagtaggatcgcaatcagttgatcgtcagcaggcagctgatgttgCGCTGATGTagtgttgtcatagttacagtgacgccgtgccgcgatctcacaatgacacagaaatctttaacaagtgcatgacactgtggggtctttaagcagctccttcagcagcagatttagacatccaccctgcaagaaggagcgctATGCAGGtcattcattccatctgctgtaagactgtacaacatcagcgtcactggctgatgttaacataaactggactcttATCATAtcatcccaaaccataaaatttgcacagaaattcttgcactgctgcatcattgcactttttaaatttattttttgagccactttatattgtgttgtttacagtgtcaatactgtatttattcattttcatttctcgTGCTTGTAcatattgttaatattattactattattattttattattattactatgttTATTTGCTAAATATActtgctgtaacaatgtgaatttcccctggtgtGGGGAGCAATAAAAGATTatcttaacaaatctgtggatccagactataagccgcatcactgccaaaatctaatcagttggtctttgtgtcatttctgaccttccctgaaaatttcatctaaattcgtaagtctgtttttgagtaacgttggtAACAGAcgaacagacggacaaaccaacgccaatcgccacataactccatcttccttggcagagtaatgacGTCAGGAGTAAAGAGACTGTCAGACAAAAATGCCATGTACATCATGAAAGAGTCGCAGCCGTTTGTGTAGAGGAATATGTTCTTGCTGTTAGAGAGGAGGTGCTATTatttggatttagatctgagctcacagtccaaaaactaCAACAAGTAGCTGAAAGTTCAGTGGCAGGTTCCCCAAGGTGGTTATTCTCAGCCTTCTTGGTTAGGACACTTCAGAGAAAAGCTTCCTACTCGCAAACCCTTGACCTTTCCTCGGGCTGCATATTATTTATGGGCAGTTCCACCAAAAAGTGAGGCTCCCTTCTTAGTTAAAGCAAACAATCAGAACACCATGAAGAAGTCAAACTATCCAACATgatataaagaataaaagactAGACAGAGGAAAGTATTATTTATACTATTTTCAATCTTGCAACCTCTAATTTTATCCTATGACCCATTGAGGGGTTCAGGCCCCCAGATTGGGAACCAACTACTCCGAGGCGTCACATACTTGACTTTGGCTGCCTCTGAGATGCTCTGCAGATCCTCCAGGAACATCAGGACTTTGGGATATTTCTTTTCCAGTATGGTGATCAGGTAGTGCAGCAGAGTGATGTTTCTGCAGACAGAGTTGTACGGAAACGCTGAGCGAATGTGTCAAACGTGAAAATGTATTGCTTCTATCATAGAGTTTCAGCTATGAATAACCATATGGAGTTTCACTAGTAGAATACTCCCAGTTCCAGATGTGGATTTTATATATTCCATTCCCGTCTTTCTGTTACTGCCTGCGAAGTTTTGATGTTACAACTGAAAAATGTTCTTACTTGTCGATACTGGATTTGGTATCACCAATCTTGTTGAGTGAAGACACCTTGAAGCCGTAAGCATTTCCCCTCTGACCCTTGTTCATGTAGTTTCCAAAGGCCAGAACCACCTCCAACAGCTGCCTCAGGTTTCTGCTCTGTAAAATCTCCTTAGACGCCTTGGTGAGAGCTGAAACATGAAGAAAAGGGACGTTTCCAGTGGATTTAAATTActtttctggttcatttttagaCTTGGAAGGCAATAGCTTTGGAAAATATCAAAAGGGATGATGGTAGAAATACTGCGGCATATTCTTCTGGATGGGTTTCTTGTtgtaaatataatattaatttaaataatacatatacacaatcgttcaaaagtttgggatcacccagacaatttcaagttttccaagaaaaattccacttttattcatgtgctaacataacgcacaaggcttttctaatcatcaattagcctttcaacaccattagctaacacaatgtagcattagaacacaggagtgatggttgctggaaatgttcctctgtacccctatggagatattccattaaaaatcagctgtttccagctagaatagtcatttaccacattaacaatatctagactgtatttatgattcatttaacgttatcttcattgaaaaaatgcttttctttcaaaaatcaggacatttctaagtgaccacaaactcttaaatggtagtgtatgtgcttTCCAGACCCTATAAATTTATGATAAAGATGTCATTGTTGTATGTTAACTGAGACATTTCTCACCTTCAACTTTGGGTTTGATCTCAGCTATCCTCTCTGCAAACTTCTTCTTGAAGTACAGAGACTGCAGCCTCTGCTGGTAGTGGTTTATTCTGGACAGAGGGTGGAAAATGTGTTTCAGAGAAGagcaaaaatagataaaaataataaattataaacaGGGAAATCCACAATTTATACAAAAGCCACAAACGTGGACATTGTTCTTGAGTGAACAAAAGCTTGTCATTGTAGTAAACGgcacataaaaatgttttagttgTAGTAATGATGCTTATTTTTGGCGGCGTTTATCATATCAGCCTATAAAGCACTAACTCTGCAGCTAATGAATACCACAGCAACATCTGTCCTCCAGTCCACTCTCTGtgtcaaaacactcaaaaactACAGTAAGTTATTAAAACCAAAGCTCCTACATACATTTCTATTGTTACTACATGGCAGGAATAGCATTTACTAAAGGTTCTGATCTTTGCTTAGCTggttttaatgtatttgtgCAGTTGGAGGCCCAGTTCgaacatgtttctttttttctttatatcttAAAGGACCTTGTTTACCAAACTGCACTACAAATACTGTTATTACATTACTGCctctgtttattcaccaacacaaATTAGAAATAGTGATTCACACAGACAACTATTGTTCCCTGCTAAGTAGAAACCCATGTGTCACTGCATTTATCTGCTCCGACTGAGAAAACAAAGGCTATTGTTTGTGAGCAGGTCTGAGCTGCACTGAGCTTTAGCTGTCAGGTCTGACGTTAGCAGCTGTTTAATATGGAATTAAAAACGTAGCACACGAGTAAAGAGTGGAGTACCTGCTCATCTCATAGAGGAAGCGGTCGGGTTTGGCCATTCGGTCGAGCTCATGTTTGTGCTCCTCCAGGAGATCCACGTCGCTCTTCTCTGGGACAAACTTCAGCAGCTGATGAGGCAGGAAAGACTCTTTACTTAACTTATTTAACACTCATTCATCTTTTCTCCTCAAGACAGTAGGGGGATTAACCTGCTGTCTCAGTCtgttaaaacaaatattcacaTACAGGTAACATAAATGTCTTCACTGTCTCCCTTCAGTGCTTTTAACACGCTGTATGTCACAGAGCATGtatttttgcaggaaaaaaatgaagttagaACTAACAGAGAGAACGAAAAAAGCTTGTTGACTTAAAGAAAGGACATTTAATTCTACAAGTACAGTTGCTGCATTCATCAGTGTTTGCGTGCCAGAGaacaaactgcaggaagtgAACTGTACCTGCTCCAGCATGTCTTTGGGAAGGTCCTCCTGTTCGTCCATGGTTAGAATGGCTCTCTTGATCTCCTCATTTGACAGCTTCAATCTGCAGTACAAACACACGAGTCcattagaaacacaacaaatcgCACCCTGCTCTGTGtcgatttttttctgctgtaatgtACTGAACTTAccgtgagaggaggatgttacAGTTTTGAGCTCGACGGCCGTCAATGACTGACAGCTCCTTGACTTTTTTAGAGCTCAGTGTCTCGTCTTCTACCTCTTTCTGTGAGCAGAGTGATTAGGAGTTAGAACGCTTCAAGCTGTTTTAACATATATTTTGCTTCAGTCACAGAGGGaaacataacaataaaaactgacgGACGCAAAGCTGAAGGTAGAGCTGAAAACATAGTATGAGGACTTCAAAAGCAATCTCACAAAAAGGTCGTCACATTGATCTACACACTAACATGACACGaggaaagacaacaaaaatctcaaaggTTGTGTAGTAAATATGGACACAAATTAAAGGTGAAGTCTGCAATTCTGTTGAGAAAGACTGTTGATATTTTGCTGTTAGCATATATaaactcactggccactttattaggtacacctgttcaattgcttaACACAACCatccaatcagccaatcacatggctgcaactcagtgcatttattcatgtagacgtggtcaagacaacttgctgaagttcagagcgagcatcagaatggggaagaaaggggatttaagtgtcTTTGAACTGACTGCCAACAACTATCTGCAGCTTTAACCAAATGATGAACAGAAGCACAAACCAAACAATATGTCTGATATAAACACAGTGGCTCTCATTGGTTGCAAAACTGATGCTTATAGTTGTGCTTCCTCTGGTTTGATGAAAGGTTCGACTGTGTCACACAGCCGGTTGAAGAAAGCCCTACTCACATACAAATTACCTCTCCACATGGAACCACTAAGCTCCATTATGTCGACCCTATCCCACTGTCACGGCTGCATGTCTTCATCCCTGacctgtgaggtgacagtgaaACCCGTCACTGGTCAGAGTTGGGGACATGTTTAATATTGTCGCTCTCACCTCACATTTCTGGCTGTCAGGTGGAAAATGCAAATctgtagtctgactcactggatgtatgATGCGGGTCTAAACCACAGATAATTTCAATCTGCTTTGTCCTGTGTTTTAGCATTTTCTCAAcaacctccaagcagcaaccCATCACACTGGAAATTTCAAGCTTTGCTGAAGATTGGGATTGTGCAGTAAGGTGGCCCTGTTAGTTTTTTCCAGTGGATTATTCGTTTTATTCACTTTCTTTGTCTCCATGCAACCAGGAGTTTTACCACAACAATTCCACCTGTCGCTGCTTCCTTCGCATCCTTCAATACCTGTGATTGGTTTGAAGAAACATGAACAAGTGAGagcgtttttttttcctggcagaatgatagtgaggtgcAACAAACCATTGTGTTCTGCAGAATGGGCTGGTAAAGCAAGAGTGGGCAATTCTGTAACCTAAAGTTGGCATTTAATAGTGCTGTGCCCTCGACAAGAAGCCAAAGTGACCTTAAATTAATTTAAGGTTAATCTGACAGTTAAAAGAATGTCAGATTAAATTTCTGGTTTGTGTTGTAAACATGACAGGCGCCTGGACAAACAGTCCACAGTATTACCAGTAGTTAGTATGTATACAGAGAAATAAACAACCAGCTTTCTATGTGAGCCATGTAAATGTCATATCCTGAATACGATCAAAACCAGGATAGTCTCATAACCGGGATACtggttttaatgtaaataatagTGTTGTAAAGATCAATCCAAGACCATTTATGAACATCAgactatttctttttttagagAATGAGCAGCTAGCACTGTAAATATGACTAAATAAAACTGTTGGATTAGAATTGCAGACTCTATCTTTAAAGTACACTATCAcaacaaatacaacatttaaaGGAAGTCTAAATAAATCCATGATTAGACTGTATTACTATAACTGTACTGTAGGTGCACTCACCTGTTTGCTGTTATTGATCATTAAGAAGTCCTAAAATGCAGGCAAGAAGCAGGGAAGATGTAAGCACTCATTAGAATAAGTAAAGCAGTTACGTGATTGCAGCCCATAAGAACAGACAAATGAATCAAAGCTCATTTGGCACTTAAATGACAACGGATCAGTAATGAAGTGAGCAGCAGTGAGATGTAAGTGGGTGTCCAGCTGATCAATATGTGCTAATCGTTCACATGCTGTGCTCTGTAGAGCCTCTCCAGACTTTGTCATCTTGTTTGATAATATCAGGCTAATGCTGCTTTTCTAAATGTATGATTATTTGTTTGTGGATGtaatatactaccgttcaaacatttggggtcacttagaaatgtccttattgttgaaagaaaagtgtttttttcaatgaagataacattaaatgaatcagaaatacagtctagacattgttaatgtggtaaatgactattctagctggaaacagctgatttttaatggaatatctccatagaggtacagaggaacatttccagcaaccatcactcctgtgttctaatgctacattgtgttagctaatggtgttgaaaggctcattgatgattagaaaacccttgtgcagttatgttagtacatgaataaaagtgtgagttttcatggaaaacttgaaattgtctgggtgaccccaaacttttgaacggtagtgtaaaaagaaaaaaaacaactactaaTATAATCTCATAATGTGTGTATTCAACATGCTTAATATTTCAAATTCAGctagaaaaaaaagagtctgtTGACAACTTGAACTCTGGAAAGTCATGCTCATCCGCTTTTGTGCAACTAATAGAGACTACTGATCATGGACATCTAGTAACTACATCAATTACAAACCGAAGCCACAAGAAAGAAATAGCTGAATGTGAGCAGCTTACTCATGCATTTTCAATCACATGACAGaatgatcaaaaccacaaaattaGCATTCCATTCAAATGTAAGAAGGCGTTTGAAATGATTAAAGCATAAAAGTTCGGCATCTAATAAATCTACCTGGCAATATAAGTTATTTGACCTCCTCTCCCTTCCCAAACTGAGAAATCAAAAGTtgtaaaatagaacaaaattTGGAAAACTTGAACACAAGCCAAGTCTAAATCTAAAAAAGCAAGCATTTCCTCTCAGCGCTATCTGATGATAACATTTGGCGAGATTGAAATTAACTGCATTGTCCTCAGTACCTGCTGCCTCTGATAGGCTGAGAAGGTCTTTTCAATATCCTCCAGGTCCAGGATTTTGAAAACCTTGGCGTCGTCCACGTCCATCCACACAGTACCCTCCAGCTTATTCTGAGCAGAGGAGAATCAACATCTCATCTCtcatattttaacacaaaacagGATTCAAGACTTTTGTGCGTCGACTGTTCTCACCTCGGCTAACTTGGACCAGTTGAATGACTTGAGTGCATTGGAAGGCTGAGGaatgttcttcttcttcatagATGGACCCAGAGGTGCACCTGGCGGAGGAGGAATACCCGGCATGGGCGGGCagccaggaggaggtggagggccACCGGGCGGAGGTGGGGGAGGCGGAGGAGGCATCATACCACCAGGGGGAGGCGGAGGAGGCGGCGGACCTCCGAACGCAGGCATGGGTGGAGGAGGCACTGGGCCACCGGGAGGGCCAGGGACGAGTGGAGGGCCGCCGGGAACAACAGCTGCCTGTCGCTGCTGAGATGCAGGAAGACACCAGTTAAGTTTAACAGGCTGCCAAGTTTCTCATGTTTCAACCATAACACAGAACAAGAGAACAGTTTTGATCTTTCTGTCGGATTTGATGACTACAACATAAAACTATAGAATATCAGCAGCTACATTTCGAATTTTTTGGAGTTTCTatgtacaccgatcagccacaacattaaaaccactgacaggtgaagtcaataacattgatcatattggtattatgtggtgttctgctggaaaaccttggattttggtgtctgtgttgatgagacttagacaccaaaataaacattgtcccagatcaagcacactccttcatgcaaatggaaatcctacatgtcactgcaggaaaatgcaccccaccacatcaaaaaaacaaacaatcaggaacatcttgaggaacatgacaatcacCCAAGATGCTGATTTGACCTTCAAACTTtctagaccccattctgatcaagcatcaacaggatgcagtagaacaagtttgattcccagaggctccattgtacaacccagagaacccaaaggatccactgccaaggtcctggtccagaccccataggacactctgagaggtcctctggtccagacccaatggttcagagcattttggaccacataagggggaccaacacaatactAGACAGGTGACCATAATGTTATGACTGATTGGTGTAAATCCCAGTACTGTTTTATGTCCAACAACAGTGGTTtaattatttctgtttcattaaaaaaggaaaaaaaatgctttactaTCTTTAGTCTTCTAAAGATCATTCAGGTGAAATAATCggaggaaaaaaatcccaaGTTTTCCACAAGTGGTTGCATCTAATTTTCACACTAAAGTGGTCTAAACCAAAAAGGTCCTTCAAGGTAtagtttaatttgtttaaagTACAGCTGTACGAGGTGCTTCTCAATGATCAGCGTACTAACATTAGATCATTAGATAACAGACACAGGATTACTGAAGCTGTTGCGGCGTTCTCTTCAAAGCCACCAGACTccattgacaaaaacaataattttaacTCACAGAACATGCGAGGTGCTGAACTACCGCTGTGTGACTTTGgtgttttgacatgtttttttctgatctgGACTGTGTTAAAACACCAAAGTCACACACAGGCGGCTGTAACCAACCTATCAAAACGGCGCGAGAACAGCAACTCCCATGTTCTGGGAggtaaaattactgtttttgtcaaGACTCTGGTGGCTCTGAACAGAGTCACATAACAGCTTTAGGTAACTGTCGGAAAGGGCTGTCTGTTGGCAAGGTAATACAGAGAAAACATCCTAAATATTGTGTACAGTTACAGGAATACTAATTATTGTAAGAGgctaaaacatgttttgctgCTAACCCTATCCACAGCAGATCATTGCATAGCTTCAGTACTTTTTTGTGGCAATTAAATCCATATTTTGTCAAGTTAGAGAACTGCTTGttagtttctttcttcctttgatAATATATTTTAGGTTTCATTATATGAATAGaactattttttctgttttactgatGAACACCTAGTAATTTGGTGACACAATGAGAGGTAAATGtaataaatcaatatttgtattatatatgggacataaaaatgttatgttcatattttaacaCGTAAAGGGCTGCTGCTTAACAGTGGGATGCTTATAGACAGCTTTTATTGCCTCTTACATGAACTCATGTAGTTGCTCTGGACTCCTGTTCACAATAATGTGCATTAGATTTATTTCAGGGAAGTTGTAAAGTGACAGAGCAGACATAAAGGACAACATACTGTGCTGAGCTCATGCAATCGTGCGGTGAGTTCGGCAACttgctgtttgacatttttgtgctcGTTGCTCTCCTTTTCCAGTTTCTCTTTCATCTTGTTGAGCGTCTGCATCATGTCCTCCTTCTCCTGGGTCTTGGCGTCGCATTCGCGCTCCTTTTTCTCAAATTTCTGTTGCAGCTCATGGTGCTCTGTGTTGGGAAATCATGTTGAATTCATTAAGGCACAATTTTAGTAAGTAACCAGCTATATGAACCTTATTCCATTTCAGGTAAGTGATCAGTAATCATACAcaccttttctcattttctctgcctGCTCTTTCCACTGTTTGACCTCATTTTCATTAACCAGCCTGCAGAGAGAAACGACACACGTGATTAACTACGGCATCTACGTGAACAAATCCCCTGATTGTTTTTCTCAACTTAAAAGAGGAGCTATTTTTGAGCTAGCGCTGCTAAGCGCACGGCtttcaacaaacacaacactgttCTACATCCTTCAGTCTGGCAGTCACGTTATCCGATTCATGTCCTTCATGTGTTCGTCTGTTAAGGGGAAACCAGGACACTCACATCCGAACAACATTCTTCACGTTAAAATTCTCCAGTGGTGCGACGTCGGGGTCGTGACCTTTGTCGTTCTGCAAGACCATCTGCTGGACGATCCGGTCCAGCAGCAGCCAGTACTGCACCGTGT contains the following coding sequences:
- the LOC111566661 gene encoding disheveled-associated activator of morphogenesis 1 isoform X4, whose translation is MAPRKRGGGGRGGLSFIFCCFNNSDHPEITYRLREDFALQSMEPSLPMPGYDELDAMFAELVDELDLTEKHREAMFALPAEKKWQIYCSKKKEQEENKSATSWPEYYIDQLNSMAARKTLLALEKEDEEERNKTIESLKTALRTQPMRFVTRFIDLDGLTCILNFLKSMDYDTTESQIHTSLIGCIKALMNNSQGRAHVLSHTESINIIAQSLATENIKTKVAVLEIMGAVCLVPGGHKKILESMLHYQRFACERTRFQTLINDLDRSTGRYRDEVNLKTAIMSFINAVLSQGAGETSLEFRIHLRYEFLMLGIQPVIDKLRSHENSTLDRHLDYFEMLRNEDELAISKRFESVHVDTKSATQVFDLIRKKMNHTDAYPHFMSVLHHCLLMPHKRSGNTVQYWLLLDRIVQQMVLQNDKGHDPDVAPLENFNVKNVVRMLVNENEVKQWKEQAEKMRKEHHELQQKFEKKERECDAKTQEKEDMMQTLNKMKEKLEKESNEHKNVKQQVAELTARLHELSTRQAAVVPGGPPLVPGPPGGPVPPPPMPAFGGPPPPPPPPGGMMPPPPPPPPPGGPPPPPGCPPMPGIPPPPGAPLGPSMKKKNIPQPSNALKSFNWSKLAENKLEGTVWMDVDDAKVFKILDLEDIEKTFSAYQRQQKEVEDETLSSKKVKELSVIDGRRAQNCNILLSRLKLSNEEIKRAILTMDEQEDLPKDMLEQLLKFVPEKSDVDLLEEHKHELDRMAKPDRFLYEMSRINHYQQRLQSLYFKKKFAERIAEIKPKVEALTKASKEILQSRNLRQLLEVVLAFGNYMNKGQRGNAYGFKVSSLNKIGDTKSSIDKNITLLHYLITILEKKYPKVLMFLEDLQSISEAAKVNMTELEKDIGNLRSGLKSVESELEYQKKRPQELGDKFVSVVSQFITVASFSFSDVEDSLIEAKELFQKAVKYFGEDASKMQPDEFFGIFDQFLQSFAEAQQENENMRKRKEEEERRAKMEAQLKEQREKERKARKAKANGEDDGGEFDDLVSALRSGEVFDKDLSKMKRNRKRINNQSTDSSRERPVTKLNF
- the LOC111566661 gene encoding disheveled-associated activator of morphogenesis 1 isoform X1, which gives rise to MAPRKRGGGGRGGLSFIFCCFNNSDHPEITYRLREDFALQSMEPSLPMPGYDELDAMFAELVDELDLTEKHREAMFALPAEKKWQIYCSKKKEQEENKSATSWPEYYIDQLNSMAARKTLLALEKEDEEERNKTIESLKTALRTQPMRFVTRFIDLDGLTCILNFLKSMDYDTTESQIHTSLIGCIKALMNNSQGRAHVLSHTESINIIAQSLATENIKTKVAVLEIMGAVCLVPGGHKKILESMLHYQRFACERTRFQTLINDLDRSTGRYRDEVNLKTAIMSFINAVLSQGAGETSLEFRIHLRYEFLMLGIQPVIDKLRSHENSTLDRHLDYFEMLRNEDELAISKRFESVHVDTKSATQVFDLIRKKMNHTDAYPHFMSVLHHCLLMPHKRSGNTVQYWLLLDRIVQQMVLQNDKGHDPDVAPLENFNVKNVVRMLVNENEVKQWKEQAEKMRKEHHELQQKFEKKERECDAKTQEKEDMMQTLNKMKEKLEKESNEHKNVKQQVAELTARLHELSTQRQAAVVPGGPPLVPGPPGGPVPPPPMPAFGGPPPPPPPPGGMMPPPPPPPPPGGPPPPPGCPPMPGIPPPPGAPLGPSMKKKNIPQPSNALKSFNWSKLAENKLEGTVWMDVDDAKVFKILDLEDIEKTFSAYQRQQDFLMINNSKQKEVEDETLSSKKVKELSVIDGRRAQNCNILLSRLKLSNEEIKRAILTMDEQEDLPKDMLEQLLKFVPEKSDVDLLEEHKHELDRMAKPDRFLYEMSRINHYQQRLQSLYFKKKFAERIAEIKPKVEALTKASKEILQSRNLRQLLEVVLAFGNYMNKGQRGNAYGFKVSSLNKIGDTKSSIDKNITLLHYLITILEKKYPKVLMFLEDLQSISEAAKVNMTELEKDIGNLRSGLKSVESELEYQKKRPQELGDKFVSVVSQFITVASFSFSDVEDSLIEAKELFQKAVKYFGEDASKMQPDEFFGIFDQFLQSFAEAQQENENMRKRKEEEERRAKMEAQLKEQREKERKARKAKANGEDDGGEFDDLVSALRSGEVFDKDLSKMKRNRKRINNQSTDSSRERPVTKLNF
- the LOC111566661 gene encoding disheveled-associated activator of morphogenesis 1 isoform X2, translated to MAPRKRGGGGRGGLSFIFCCFNNSDHPEITYRLREDFALQSMEPSLPMPGYDELDAMFAELVDELDLTEKHREAMFALPAEKKWQIYCSKKKEQEENKSATSWPEYYIDQLNSMAARKTLLALEKEDEEERNKTIESLKTALRTQPMRFVTRFIDLDGLTCILNFLKSMDYDTTESQIHTSLIGCIKALMNNSQGRAHVLSHTESINIIAQSLATENIKTKVAVLEIMGAVCLVPGGHKKILESMLHYQRFACERTRFQTLINDLDRSTGRYRDEVNLKTAIMSFINAVLSQGAGETSLEFRIHLRYEFLMLGIQPVIDKLRSHENSTLDRHLDYFEMLRNEDELAISKRFESVHVDTKSATQVFDLIRKKMNHTDAYPHFMSVLHHCLLMPHKRSGNTVQYWLLLDRIVQQMVLQNDKGHDPDVAPLENFNVKNVVRMLVNENEVKQWKEQAEKMRKEHHELQQKFEKKERECDAKTQEKEDMMQTLNKMKEKLEKESNEHKNVKQQVAELTARLHELSTRQAAVVPGGPPLVPGPPGGPVPPPPMPAFGGPPPPPPPPGGMMPPPPPPPPPGGPPPPPGCPPMPGIPPPPGAPLGPSMKKKNIPQPSNALKSFNWSKLAENKLEGTVWMDVDDAKVFKILDLEDIEKTFSAYQRQQDFLMINNSKQKEVEDETLSSKKVKELSVIDGRRAQNCNILLSRLKLSNEEIKRAILTMDEQEDLPKDMLEQLLKFVPEKSDVDLLEEHKHELDRMAKPDRFLYEMSRINHYQQRLQSLYFKKKFAERIAEIKPKVEALTKASKEILQSRNLRQLLEVVLAFGNYMNKGQRGNAYGFKVSSLNKIGDTKSSIDKNITLLHYLITILEKKYPKVLMFLEDLQSISEAAKVNMTELEKDIGNLRSGLKSVESELEYQKKRPQELGDKFVSVVSQFITVASFSFSDVEDSLIEAKELFQKAVKYFGEDASKMQPDEFFGIFDQFLQSFAEAQQENENMRKRKEEEERRAKMEAQLKEQREKERKARKAKANGEDDGGEFDDLVSALRSGEVFDKDLSKMKRNRKRINNQSTDSSRERPVTKLNF